Below is a window of Electrophorus electricus isolate fEleEle1 chromosome 1, fEleEle1.pri, whole genome shotgun sequence DNA.
AACTCCTGCCCGTTCCGCTGGAGAAGGGCTCTCGCAGGAAGGTGACGGTGAAGGTGTACTACCAGGAGCCGGGCGTGGGCAGCAAGTGGCACCTGGTGGAGAAGCGCGTGGAGCTGAAACGCAATGGCTGGCACACCTTCCCGCTGACCGACGCCGTGCAGCTGGTTTTCGGCGAGGGCGAGCGGCGGCAGAACCTGGACGTGCGCTGCGAGGGCTGCGAGGGCGCCGGCGTCCTGCCCGCACTCGTCAGCCCGGCCGACGATGCCCACCGCCCCTTCCTGGTGGTGCGGGCGCGGGCCGGCGACGCCAAGCACCGCATCCGCAAGCGGGGCCTGGAATGCGACGGGAGCAGCGGTGGTCTGTGTTGCCGGCAGCAGTTCTACATCGACTTCCGCCTTATCGGCTGGAACGACTGGATCATCGCGCCTTCGGGCTACTACGGGAACTACTGCGAGGGAAACTGCCCGGCGTACATGGCCGGCGTGCCGGGCTCGGCCTCCTCCTTCCACACGGCCGTGGTGAACCAGTACCGCATGCGGGGCATGAGTCCCGGCTCTGTGAACTCCTGCTGCATCCCCACCAAGCTTAGCACTATGTCCATGCTGTACTTTGACGACGAGTACAACATCGTCAAGCGGGACGTGCCCAACATGATCGTAGAGGAGTGCGGATGTGCTTGAGCTGGGCCATTTTAGGTGGTCGGTGACTGAAAACATTAAGTGgtataaagcaaacaaacaaacaacccccccggCTGCCCCCCAGAAGAATTCTAgcaaaaaaagtgatatttatgaacatctacacacacatttccatgcatgcacaaacctttgtacatatatttatgtttgttgaTATCTCCTGGTAGAAGCATTTATCATTTCCGTTATCACGTGATTCAGTCTTATTTTATGGGCGCAGGTTTGTATAATAGATCTGGATGTCAAAAGAACGGTGGTTCCTGGTTATTAGCATTTCATTCCTTCCTGTCTCTGCATGGACCACTCTTTgaagtggaggagagaggagcctTAGGTAACGACTAAGGGAGATTTTCTCGGAATTTTCCAACGACGCCTCGTTTTGTGTATCCGCCCGCAACTGTGTATGAAAGCACTGACCAGCTTCCCGCATGCTCCGTTCAACAGCAGCACTTCCTCCTCCCGCTCCGAACGATGTGGCGATCGGTTCGTTTTGACAGTCTCCATCGCAGTATTCGTCCGCTCTTCTTCCTCGGGAGCATCTATGATGCCTCCAAATGCTTCTCGAACACGCTGGTCCTCCTTTCCTCATCCATGCTCCATTGTATGCCGTTCGCGGTAGCGTGCTTCACTACAGCAGGACTCCAGCAGGCATGCCACTACAGCCGGGCACCAGGGCCGTGCCGAAAACATTACACATGGCTTTAGCATCCTGACATGCATTGGTCGGGAGTTTGCTTATTCATGTGACAAGCTGTAAAAAGCCTGCAGGGAATAATAATCGCTGTCCAGgcctctgcctgtttttttggttttttttaccgCGCCCTTTGAAAACACTTCCAAAAGTACTTAAACAACAGAAGCGTGTTAtaactcttctctctcttctcaagTTGCCAGAGGTTTAGTTGGCCAGAGGTGCAGCATCGCACttgtaaaatgaaagaaaacctAAATGCACATTTTATAGCACTTGCTGATTGAAATGCCTTTGAAGGGTTCCAAGTGACACACCTGTGCTTGCTCACAATCCTTTTCAAATAAGTGCCACATGAACTATGCAATGTATAGAACTGACCCACACCAGACACACTGAATTCTTGCTACCAGATGTAAAGTCTTTTCAATACTTGAAATGTCTTTCGCTTCTTCTCCAAGCGAATGGTTGTTACATTGTTTGCACTGACAAAAAGTCATGTTaatagttaaaaaaagaaaaaaaaaaaagaaaaactgccatttaaataaagttatttttataaaaGCAAACTGAATTCTGTTCAAATGTATTATACAGAATCACTGAACCAAAGAGGCCAAGATTTTTTAGCTATTATAAGATGGCAAGCCCATCACATTATAATGTAAAATACTCTTTGACCACATAAGAGGCCTAAACACTGTATCAGGGTACAATATTACAGATTCCATTTTCAactccactttctctcttcttccttaTTTTGTAcaggaaacaaatgaaatagTTCATATTTTTTCATCAActttaatattttcagttttctaTTTAATACTTCTAGTTCTGAATCCAGAATCATTTAGAAGCAAATCCATGCCATTTCTGTACAGCCTATGTAagataaaaatgcttttaaagatTTTGTTCTTTGTAACTGTTATGAAATAAATTTCATATTCTGAATTTCaacttgtttctgttttgcctgacaaacaaagaaaaaaaaagtaacttaATCTGCAAAGTGTTAtataagtacatttttaaatgaatgccCTTTTTAATAGATTAgtttatgtttgtcattttatgaACTGGCCATGGTTTTATGAGAACCAACACCACTCCAGACATTCTATGAAGGACGCAGAAAGACATTTGACAAGTGCTAATTCCTGTTGAGTGAGTTTGGGGCAGGATATAGGGGTCAAGAAGCTGCCCTCAGGTGACACTCTCCATGATTGGGAAATCAAACCCCACAGTGGCAGCCAGCAGCTAGCGTAGATTCAGGTttcaacttttttctttttagggCATTAGACATGAATCAGACGAGCGGTCATACTTTGAGTGCATGTTACAAAGCCTGTCTTGTTTGCACCTCGTGCTTTTCGATGAAAGTGGAAAAGCAATCCTCAAGAAAACGTGGCATCCTACACTGTTGGAAGGAAGATGTTCATTACTGCTCAACCCAAGCATACGTCGAAACTGCTGTTCTGTAGCCTGTGTGACAAACAACTCCATTCCAGACCACACAGGGTTGCTTAAGTCATTTTAAAGCCTACAATATCCCTTCTCCATCACCAAAGCAATTACTGCGTGCGTCTCCACCTGTGCATTTGTCATGTGTATAGAAACACCGAAGCGTCACGAAACGGCAGGTTTTGGAAAAGAGCAGGGCCCCTCCATCAGACAAGCCTTTCTTTTACTGTACCATAACCATAAatagagccagagagagagagagagagagagagagagatggagagagagagagagatggagagagagtcagggggGGGTTTGAAGGTTTGAAGACAGGTAATGCTTCAAATTTAGGCCTTTAAAATGCTTGTGATACACGTGCCTCATTATCAGAGCAAATTAAACCTGTCTGTCACAATCTGATGAACATTTCAATGGTCACATGATGCATTTATAAAaccattataaaatgtatgatgTAAGAAGAAATATGATTTGTAAATGATGGTATGGTCATTGATTGTCATACAAATGATAGAAAACATCATCTATTTCTGTTGCTTTTAATAGAATTGAACTTCTGATTTCATCAAAACCACTTCACTGACAAACATTTTCCCTTAGTGACATCATAGCATTTAAGGGGATTTTCTCCCTGTAACTCCATTGGAATGTCCCCAGACAATCATTCCAATGATTCCTTTGTTCAcacttgcttttgtttttacaatGAACGTAAACCCCCTTTTTTCATTGTGCTACATCCGTTCCGAGTCTTCTTGGAGACATCACTCCCACAAACGGCTCCAGGCTGCTTCGTTTGTTCAGGCATAaggaggtggggtttttttttttcagttttgaaacACCCTGGGATTGTGCTCACAATTTTAAGGCATTTATCTGCCAGACCACTCAAGTAAAAAGAGAGTATAAGACTGTGGAGATAATGTATGGACTCAAGCTTGTGGGAAAAAGTACTCTATTTAAAATCCTGAGAAGTCTTGCATTATTGGAATGCCCATGCAGACATGTCATGAGATAGGGAAGAGGAGCCAGTGGTTA
It encodes the following:
- the LOC113578557 gene encoding inhibin beta B chain-like isoform X1 translates to MSFGNLRLKKMRKFIVKVLCFVTCVLSILCTPAPDTEPQTVSRETCASCGLGQPDESRQMNVDFLEAVKRHILSRLQMKERPNITHPIPKAAMVTALRKLHSGKVREDGRVEIPNLDGHASYTNEVEEETSEIISFAETDELLSSKTSLFFAISNEGNQNLHVSQANLWLYFKLLPVPLEKGSRRKVTVKVYYQEPGVGSKWHLVEKRVELKRNGWHTFPLTDAVQLVFGEGERRQNLDVRCEGCEGAGVLPALVSPADDAHRPFLVVRARAGDAKHRIRKRGLECDGSSGGLCCRQQFYIDFRLIGWNDWIIAPSGYYGNYCEGNCPAYMAGVPGSASSFHTAVVNQYRMRGMSPGSVNSCCIPTKLSTMSMLYFDDEYNIVKRDVPNMIVEECGCA
- the LOC113578557 gene encoding inhibin beta B chain-like isoform X2, with amino-acid sequence MANWKYSGQKNNVSRETCASCGLGQPDESRQMNVDFLEAVKRHILSRLQMKERPNITHPIPKAAMVTALRKLHSGKVREDGRVEIPNLDGHASYTNEVEEETSEIISFAETDELLSSKTSLFFAISNEGNQNLHVSQANLWLYFKLLPVPLEKGSRRKVTVKVYYQEPGVGSKWHLVEKRVELKRNGWHTFPLTDAVQLVFGEGERRQNLDVRCEGCEGAGVLPALVSPADDAHRPFLVVRARAGDAKHRIRKRGLECDGSSGGLCCRQQFYIDFRLIGWNDWIIAPSGYYGNYCEGNCPAYMAGVPGSASSFHTAVVNQYRMRGMSPGSVNSCCIPTKLSTMSMLYFDDEYNIVKRDVPNMIVEECGCA